DNA from Pelodiscus sinensis isolate JC-2024 chromosome 1, ASM4963464v1, whole genome shotgun sequence:
ggacatcctcccgcacccgagggctgCGCAGGCCCACCCGTCCAATGGACAAATACCAACAACAGCACTTGGGAGCACagcaagccctgcaccgcaccctcgaCCTCTGGGTcgaagaagacctgcagctctagcaggagagatggcaggagaagCTTGCCCAGGGcaatgccatctgtgcccatctccagaccctggtgcaaagcatgctgcctcctgcagctccagcctctgctgcctccccagtgattgctcctcctctcactccctctccccctccacaccctCAACATCCTCCACACACCCACGGGGATGCCGAGGTCCCTCGACCCATGTgcgggagctggcagccccagcacctctctgaccctgagccctgaccttctcttcccccttcctccccttttctcccccttctagctccctcctcccaagtttccccctcctctctgccagcctttctcctcttctctcctgccttctttccccagtctcactaaGTTTCATTTCCCACCCATTTtggttcaataaacagagttcagtttgttaaaaaaaaacccctgtctTTATTTTCCATAAGGaaccgggggaagggagggtttaGTGGAAGGATGTGAAGAAGAAGtgagacacaagcccccagtggggtggACCAGAGAGCACTGTTACCGGTCCTCCATGTAGAAGCTCTCtcacagggcctcccggatgtagACAGCACCTCGATGGGTTTCCAGgagggcagctgtgcagggctgcacATACAGGCTGGCCAAGTGCTCAGCCTCTGCCACCCAGCATGGCAGGGAGGCCTTCCCCTTCTGTTCACACGCATTGTGCAGCACAtagcacgctgccaccacatgTGGAATATGCCGCtctgagaggtccaggtgggcgaggaggcatctaaattgggcctTCAGCCACCTGAAGGCACCCTCAACCATGATGCagaccctgctgagcctggcattaaatgcctgtcgGGATGGGTTGAGGTGTctagtgtagggcttcatcagccagggctgtaggggataggccacatccccaccaggcagacatgCATGTTCACATCTCTGACCgtgatgtggtggtcagggaagaaagtcccggtgtGCAGCTTCTGGCACATGGaagagttgcggtacacccgtgcatcATGTGCTTTGCCCAACCAACCAACATTTATGTCCACaaagtggccctggtggtcagtcatggcctgcaggatcactgaaaaatatcccttctggttgatgtacatggaggcctggtggtccagggCACGGATAGGGATGTATGTCCCGTTGatagccccctctcccctcccagttaGGGAAGCGcagggtgccaaacccctcgAAGATGGCATCAACATCTGCCAGGCTGATGATTCGGTGGAGCAAGACGGTGTTGATCACCCTGACCACCTGCTGAAGGACACACAAAGCCTGACAATCACAGTGGCGGCAGGCTGCCTGAGagttccctctgctcccctctaaTCCCCTACTCCCCCCATGTACCAGGAACAGCCCCCAGCAACCCTGGCCATTGCAGGCAGGCCTTTgtgtggctgggacagaacaaatcCTCCCTGGGAGGGGACTTACACCATCtccaccctgcccttcccctagggcagcccattctGTCCTTCCACCCCCCTCATGGGACAGTCACccgagattgccatacctgcatgagcacagccccgaTGGTGGATCTCCTCATGctaaactggttccccacagatcggtagctatccagtgTGGAGATCTTCCAGAGGGCGATAACAACATGCTTGTGGaagggaatggtgggcctcatatGCATGTCCCGTCACCTCAGAGCAGAGGCGAGCCaattgcagagctccaggaaggtgtccttcttcatcctgaaattctggatcCATTGTTGTGTCCCCAGCGTTCCAGGACTATGTGGTCCCACCATTCGGTGctagtgtccagacgccagatacAGAAGAGCACGCCGGCATTCAGGTGCTGCAGCCGTTCCTCCACATTCCCCAGGAGGGTCTGGAAGAAGGCCTGGGGTTGGGTTGCTGCAGCTTctgtgaggcagcctgcagaaagtgctgccagatTTGTAGCAACATGTCCAAAAGCAGCAGAATACCCAGGGGCCACTCCGGATCCCTGTTGGAGAGTGCTCTGGTATCCTGAgttagggcaaccagagcacacagagaaaaaatgctttgctgtccctcagcgacgtaggcaagcaagcagggaaacctgagaactggctgtccaagggggtccctttaagcacgagcctcagatagcctcaggcagcagccacacaaggtaactcctaacctgttgccctgccagaaccagttccagctggccttaaatgagattcagtgtccaatcagcgtggacacgctgtttcaaaacagcaaaatgttatttcaaaatgcattttgtgtgtagatgcgttatttcaaaataacgctgtagtgtagacatacccaaaaagatgCTATTGAATTTGTCTGGCATAATATAACCTATATACAAGAAGTTCTTTCATTCTAAAATTCTTCCAACCCATTAGGTACATGTTAGTGATTTCTTTACTAGGTGTAATTTTAATATAAAACATATAATACATATTTATACTTATGAAAATAATTttatctaagggcatgtctacacagcagggctaaaaccaaaataagctaaacaacttgagctacatcaattgcatagcttaagtcaaaatagcttatttcagctattggcgttgtctacacagcaggaagtcataGGAAGAGCATtctttctccgacttcccttactccttgtgaaatgagggttacaggagtctgagtaagaaatcctccagtttgacattattttgacattatgtcaaaataactgcttgtagtgtagactcaaactatgttatttcggaataacgcctGGCactccgaaataacactgctggttAGATGTATCCATGCAGAAAACAtgattcaaaatatattttaatttgttctttctaAAAGTCTCAATACTTACACACACAAAATCTGAATTACTTTATCACTAATTACATTTATGATTTGACAATACTAAGGCAAATATTTATGTTCTGATCTAAAACCTGTTGAAGCCAAAGGaaaaattcctattgatttcagttttGGACCAAGTGTTGaggttttttgtgggtttttttaaagacaccatttTTATCAGCTTTGTaagtttattattttttaactttCCCCAAAAAACTAATTTAACCCACTAGTAAAATATCACAACATACAACTTATCTTCTCAGCTCTTGAAATCCCTATCCATCACAGAAAGCAGCTATTTCAAATTCTAATGATGTTTAATAAATAATGAACTTCATGGAGCAACAGGGCTCATGCCAGCAATTTGAAAACATAAATTTATTTCTATAGCTCCCTGCATTCGTCTGAGTAACATcagttttgttgggttttttttttttaagttagaacAATTTAGTGAGAATCAGTTTGGGAATACATATTATGTGTCAGTTCCTATCATTCCAAGACAAAGCTCCCCTAGCATTTCTTAGTTTCTTTTGATGTTTTTAGAGTCAAACCTAGAATCAAGTTGTGTGTCTGTCAAATTCATGCAGAGCAACCTTTTCAACAGCTAGACCACCACGCAGTGTGGTTTTGTAAACAACTTGTGCTGTCACTCAATTATGACTTTAATGTACATGCGGATTCATTTCATATTCATCAAGATACTTACAAATAaccaaatgttatttttaaagatGTGATTTCCATCCTTCATACTGACAACTTTGAAGAAAAATTTCCCACATGCATTTTAGCTTCACTCCATAAAATACAGATTTGCTAATTGAGCTGAATCACAATTTAAAAGGAGTACATTTCCCAGTCTGTTTATGGTGGTAATCAGTAGAGTAGAAAGGACAATGCGTATAATATTATCATTTTTAACACTGTTTATATGCAACATCTTGGCTCTCAACCTTCTCCCATTCCCACCTCCTGCTACATTGAACTGTTTTCCCTGGGTGAAACTTAATTAATATAACTGAAAATTTTACTGTATGATACTGTTAAATATGGTAAACCAAAATTAGCATTGTGACAGCAAGAGTTTGTTGTATCTCTATACAAAGTAAATACAGCCCAGAAAAGCTTATTGAAATAATAGAATGAGTTTTACAAAAAAGAACAGCATTTAAAAAACCATGTAAAGCTGTTCTTAAAACAATTGGTGACATTTTTGCAATTctagtttatttatttaatatatgTAATTTTGCTTCTACCCCTTAAAATATATGTATTGTTCATGTTCAAGGTCTCAATCACCATCATGTAGGTGAAAAGCCACTTCTAGTACATAGTTTCACCTGTGAAGCTACATAATACCTCTGTCCCATTATAGTTTGCCGTTGTGAATTTTGGTAGAACAGGTGCCACTTCTTTCCACAAAAATTCACAGAGGAGGCCACTATGGGCATAGAAGTTAGAGTGTAAGCTCACACGGCACTCATCGAGCAATGACAGCTTGGCTCCTGTCCTGCAGGCATGGGGCTGGTTCCCCCTCCAAACATTGCAAACCAGCTTGCAGAGTCACAGGCCCACTCAGGGTCATGGCCCTATTGCCATAACAGAGGGAATGCCAGGCCAAATTCCAGTGAGTAGCACAGCAACCCAGTGTAGAGGGTCACAATGCCTCTTTGGGTGATGTCTGAGGATCGACTCAAACTGGTGACCTGCGGCATGCTGCTCATTTTTGCCCTATTCTCCTGGACAGCCCTCCGTGTTATTAAAAAAACCTCCTGTCACAAGGTGCTCCCTCAGTTACCTGGTGCACTGTTCtacttaaaagtctcagagggagaCATTAttagtgtgtaactttaaaaaataatgaataatcctgtggcaccttagggtatgtctacactacaacgttaattcgaactaacttagttcgaattcgttaattcaaactaagctaattcgaactaacggatccagactaaaaaactagtttgaattagcattttgctaattcgaactagcatgtccacattaagtggaccctgaaccggggttaaggatggccagaagcagtgccggcagggcatcagaggaggacttagagcgtggagatgctgtctcaggctagccgagggctgctcttaaagggtcccgacccccaccccggacagacagttctcaggggtgccccgcttgcaaagcagtcctggcttggattacccggactacccacactgggcacatcacaccactcagccatcaacccggctgcacttgccgcagactgccatctggggagaggaggcaattggggggctgcaagagagcttccacccccagaagccctcagagccagcccagtcctccccattgggggctcgtgccccattcctccctcacctcctcccacttacccttccctagcccctcttcttgatgtacaaaataaagataacgtgtcttccaaaatggaatctgtctttattgaacaaaattgcaggagactgagaaaaggaggtgggagaggggaagagagaggctggagaggggagggcaactaaaatgatcaggggttgggtacaggtcccatatgaagagaggctaaagagactgggacttttcagcttagaaaagaggagacggaggggggacaggatagaggtctctaaaagcaggagttgggtggagagggtgcatacagaaaagttcttcattagttcccataaagaagaactagaggacaccaaaggaaaggaatggatagcaggattcaaactactaacagaaagttgttcttcacaaagcaaagagtcaacctgtggaactccttgctgcaggaggttgtgaaggctagaactagaacagagtttaaaaggaagtgagatcaagtcatggaggttgggtccatggagtgccattagccagggggtaggagtggtgtccctgcccaaggtttgtggaaggctggagagggatggcacgagacaaatggcttggtcactgtcttcggtccatcccctccagggtccttagggttggccactgtcagcagaaaggctactgggctagatggacctttggtctgacccaggacggccattgtaagctcagggctcagggtcgggggtctcagtggacccccttgattctcttgcacacctgctcctgagtgtccaggctggcagctctcctgccctagccggccactttcctgtgcctagtgcggagatcgtggacgaggtctacgatgtctgcactagcccaggaggatgcccgcctcttgcggtcccgggcaagctcccgggagccacgaGCCtgatcccaggaagaggcggagggctggggggcatcgggtgggtggctcgatccatgccaggtgcagggtctgctggctgggtgctggcaggcttgcacctggcacgggcaccatagccagcccatgcccctttaaggggtccggggccgggaggggggcagaagagtttccctggtgttggccagagtggccaccagggaaacctggggagggctagcctcccactagttcgaattaaggggctacacactccttaattcaaactagctagtttgaactaggcttaatccttgtaaaatgaggttttcctagttcgaactaaccgctccgctagttcgatttaaattcgaactagcggagcgctagtatagcacctattaaagttaattcgaactaacgtctgttagttcgaattaactttgtagtgtagacataccccatgagactaacaaatatatagatagtattatgagctatctaggggtatgtctacactaccaccctagtttgaactagggtggttaatgtaggcaaccgaagttgcaaatcaagcccgggatttaaacatcctgtgcttcatttgcaacttgccgggtgccgccatttttaaagcccagtagttcggactccgtgcctgcggctacatgcggcacagagtaggtagttcggattacgctctctaatctgaactaccggtacacctcattccatgaggagtaatggtagttcggattagagagcctaatccgaactacctactccgtgccacgtgtatccgcgggcacggggtccgaactaccagggctttaaaaatggcgctggccagcttcatgcaaatgaagcccgggatatttaaatccctggcttcatttgcaacttcggttgcctacattaaccaccctagttctaactaggttggtagtgtagacataccggctacgtctacactggccccttttccggaaggggcatgtaaatttcaccagtcgtcgtagggaaatccgcgggggatttaaatatcccccgcggcatttaaataaaaatgtccgccgcttttttccggcttttaaaaaagccggaaaagagcgtctacactggccccgatcctccggaaaaagcgcccttttcctacttcaaagtaggaataagagcctccggaaaaggacgctttttccggaggatcggggccagtgtagacgctcttttctggcttttttaaaagccggaaaaaagtggcggacatttttattaaaatgccgcggggggtatttaaatcccctgcggatttccctacgacgactggtgaaatttacatgccccttccggaaaaggggccagtgtagacgagcccacccTGTAAAATATACATAGATAgtttgagctttcatgggcaaaacccacttcctcagatgaacagagtggggaggggggaacgaCACCTCACAATTTATAATAGAAAAAGAAGGCAGCAGGAGTATCTGTCAATTGTGGCACTGatgctaatgaagctaatcagTCCACTCAATTAGCCTAATTAAAGCCAGCATTACAATTgacagacactttttttttctccctttttttctgttataaattgtgagagTTCCCTTCCCCTTTTTACCACAGGACTGCTAGTATGCTTCTtgttgtaagcagggtctgaatcactgcttccattacagccagctggaatgggaaaggaatcctgggcatggttcactctggctgtgtctagactgcaggcttctttcgaaagagcctctttcgaaagcatctttcgaaagaggctctttcgaaagagcgcgtctagactacaatgcgcggatcgaaagatcgatccgctatttcgaaaaagagcgtccagactgctggacgctctttcgaaattggaagccacccagaactgcttctgccagggcatgggggcagcatttccttccgggtgctgcctgcctgccctttgcagagacgcgtggtgagagggacactcctgaacacccgttgctctgctcctgcagctgcctttgctgtcccttgaggaattttgcaaggcattgcagtgctgctttggagtgctcagcttcctgggacaccccagcagcttttttcttttgaggtttttctgcttgcagacccttatttgtggcatggagccagagctgcccctgggcaggcgatggccccacaccaccatactgcagctgttgctgcatcttcgtgagacaatcatgaggctccttcccgagctggacccagaccagaaggacgaggggttcccccgtccggcagccacactgcccttgcctccgaactttttcgtggacaggcgtgtttggaggtttgacaccagctctgactggtgggaccggctcgtgatggagatctgggatgaccaagactggctacggaacttccgcatgagaaagaccactttccaggagctgtgtacctggctcgcccctgctctgcaacggcaagacacccacctgcggcccgccatccccctggaaaagagggtcgccattgccctctggaagctggcaacccccgacagctaccgctccgtgggacaccaatttggcgtggggagatctactgtcggggccgtcttgatggaggtaagtcattgtctggggacagtcacagtttggggtgggaggaagggagactgtcaggaagggccaagtagagtgggagtgggagggagctcctccactcaccctgaattgtgggggggggggggttctgaggaggggattcccggggtgtttgtttgagagggaaggtgggcggtgggttctcctcctaagacataaggcaccccttctaacactttgttgtctgtctcgttctgcaggtggtgagggccatcaattcggagctgctcaacaggctcatctgtctaccggatctggacagcatcatggccggctttgttgccctcggcttccccaattgtggaggagcgctcgatgggacacacattgccatccgtgcaccgccccatcgagcagcccaattcatcaatcgaaagggctacttttctatggtcctccaggccctggtcgaccatcgtggacagttttcggacatttgtgttgggtggtcagggcgggcacacgatgcccgcatcttcagaaactcgtacctgtaccggaggcttcaggcaggaacatttttcccccatcgccagtttgcggttggggatgtgcacatgccggtgtgcatagtggctgatgccgcctatcccctgatgccgtggctgatgaagccctacaccggacagcaggatgcgagcaaggagcagtttaatgctcgccttaaccgggctcgcaaccaggtggaatgtgcgtttggccgtttaaagggcagattccggtgcttgctcacacgcctcgacatgggggagaccaacatccccgaggtggtggccgcgtgttgcgtcctccataacctcgtggagaggaaaggggaggccttcctaccagggtgggggagagctgctgatgcccaggagaggctctttgcccagccccggacagctgccatccgccaggctcaccggtctgcagttggcatccgggaggccctccgggagcaattctccagtggaggccactgagtgcactgaggggcttctgcctggggactgggccctggcccccaatagaagcttccctccacaacccatctcctgacccagtttggacacatcacttacaccagggtgtgtttcaaaataaaatgttctctttacttatttataattttgtaaatattatcaaacaatgtggcaaacataacaaaattttttttcatttttgttgttgccaaactatatacaataaacaaacagttcctttaaccctttgtttgagcttaataagtggggtgatgggggtgattgaaacctggaggggggaaggggactggaaacctggaggggggaaggggactggaaacctggaggggggaaggggatcaggttgaacggggcttggcagatttccctttcctggctgggcctcatgtttggggtgctccccggctacgggatcgggtgatgcacctgtcggttggctggctgctggggggctcttgggacgtggaagcctgggggagaggagggccagggggagagaggggctggggagctgagggggctgggggagagggaggtccaaggggggaaagggatgctgttgtggaaggggggtttggtggggtggggtcatggggtgctggaggagcaggaccaggcacagcagcaggcaagccgctgacctccctcagggtggcgtacagcaccgtgcgctgcaggaccagctcattcatgagccgatcatgccaccgctcctctgcctccgccctctgtagcaggatggcgttctgctcctgcacagcctcgacgtgctgccggaggatgtcggcgtagacacgcctgtgtctgcggctcccatgtctccgagatggagatggagatggaggtggggctggggtgctgcggccctcttccacggctggtccggctgtggaggaaaagaagaagacacaatcagtcctataaactggactctgtagcactcacaatactaacaggatggtttattaggggatgagctttccagggccagacccacttcctcagatcagagtaacacggctacatttctatcacaatcagtcatgtgtgcaacagctgtccaaaagggcatgccctctcccttgagacaggggaagcagacagtctgaaggtcacactgtgtgtgtgtgtgtgtgacctgggcatcagcctgagcatgacaggtttcccttgtgcatcacccactgtgcacccacccgcctacctccccccccccccccgggtgtgacacaaactcactgtactcacctgctgcttcctctcccgcgccagatgacgcctgggaggcctcagaggtctgggtgactggctccagggtgagggtcgccgtctcctcgctgtcctcctcctctggcaccatgtccccatctccagactgctctgggtcctgctcgggagcgtccaccacggggtctgccaatccagactggacgaaccgccgtggtgtgcgtgcttctgcactgccacccaggatctggtccagctctgggtagtaggggcagtagtggggggctgccccagaccgggagctctcctccctggctttggcgtagccctgccgcagctccttcactttggagcgcacctggtcctgtgtgcgggggtagtggcccttctgggccagggcttcagccatgcggccataaatttcggcatttcgccgccggcttttgagggcctgtaaggcctcctcctctccccacagctccagcaggctcttgatctctgcgccggaccaggatggtgcccggcgcttggagcccttggctgggtccccagaaggctcggaggaagggccaggatgctcttggggctgtgacatgctgcagcaaggtcgccgtgtgctctggctccttgtctgcaacaagtggctgtgagggtgcgcctgtccctttaaggaatggctgcagccaggaaccacagacgtgcaacccatggcccagattgtccaccagggcttgttcctggaggccaataattttgaaagaaagggctccccctgtccagac
Protein-coding regions in this window:
- the LOC142826999 gene encoding uncharacterized protein LOC142826999, translated to MGCTSVVPGCSHSLKGQAHPHSHLLQTRSQSTRRPCCSMSQPQEHPGPSSEPSGDPAKGSKRRAPSWSGAEIKSLLELWGEEEALQALKSRRRNAEIYGRMAEALAQKGHYPRTQDQVRSKVKELRQGYAKAREESSRSGAAPHYCPYYPELDQILGGSAEARTPRRFVQSGLADPVVDAPEQDPEQSGDGDMVPEEEDSEETATLTLEPVTQTSEASQASSGAGEEAAAGPAVEEGRSTPAPPPSPSPSRRHGSRRHRRVYADILRQHVEAVQEQNAILLQRAEAEERWHDRLMNELVLQRTVLYATLREVSGLPAAVPGPAPPAPHDPTPPNPPSTTASLSPLGPPSPPAPSAPQPLSPPGPPLPQASTSQEPPSSQPTDRCITRSRSRGAPQT